From one Spiroplasma endosymbiont of Lasioglossum villosulum genomic stretch:
- a CDS encoding UPF0236 family transposase-like protein: MFILPFPNLFDWDKHDFNQDELSLKQTEELFKTIDDYLWSTCDKSKYKSYRFRKRKLKTKKGLLNYKRRICTYYNIEKQKTEYVSLLDNYLGVKKYSKLAPNVIKQILKYFADGKKYRDVCDTFIEDLISTSTVCRTYKSLNYQKPISSKYHCNHIKIYM; encoded by the coding sequence ATGTTTATATTACCATTTCCTAATCTTTTTGATTGAGACAAACACGATTTTAATCAAGATGAATTAAGTTTAAAACAAACAGAAGAATTATTTAAAACAATAGATGATTATTTATGAAGTACATGTGATAAATCTAAATATAAATCATATAGATTTAGAAAGAGAAAATTAAAAACAAAAAAAGGTTTATTAAATTATAAACGACGTATTTGTACTTATTATAACATAGAAAAACAAAAAACTGAATACGTATCCCTATTAGATAACTATCTCGGTGTTAAAAAATATAGTAAACTTGCACCTAATGTTATTAAACAAATTTTAAAATATTTTGCTGATGGTAAAAAGTATCGTGATGTTTGTGATACTTTTATTGAAGATTTAATAAGTACTAGTACAGTTTGTAGAACATATAAAAGTTTGAATTACCAAAAGCCAATATCCTCAAAATACCATTGCAACCATATCAAAATTTATATGTAA
- a CDS encoding Mbov_0401 family ICE element transposase-like protein encodes MQPYQNLYVNIDNGHRKFKFNEKHNTKNCKKCSMRLLVFCTGKKKNGKLINKRAVCKIRISKTEIGAEKTAQLIKKYGNLFFENFDKANLIVCGDSAKWIRKTATILNAKFILDKFHAFHVLFLGIMAGRKKDKIAKLHYQNAINLFAKGQYYELIDFLQLLTLQYKKLKVGYFINAKDGVLNQALVENIGCFTETNIKQILKHMIGDRTYNIDMYTKMVNFKCYQINTAIQLL; translated from the coding sequence TTGCAACCATATCAAAATTTATATGTAAATATTGATAATGGACATAGAAAATTTAAGTTTAATGAAAAACACAATACTAAGAATTGTAAAAAATGTTCTATGAGATTATTAGTATTTTGTACTGGTAAAAAGAAAAATGGAAAATTAATTAATAAAAGAGCAGTATGCAAAATAAGAATATCAAAAACAGAAATTGGTGCAGAAAAAACAGCACAATTAATTAAAAAATATGGTAATTTATTTTTTGAAAATTTTGACAAAGCAAATTTAATAGTTTGTGGAGATAGTGCAAAATGAATTAGAAAAACTGCTACAATTTTAAATGCTAAATTTATTTTAGATAAATTCCATGCTTTTCATGTTTTATTTCTTGGGATAATGGCAGGAAGAAAAAAAGATAAAATTGCTAAATTACACTATCAAAATGCAATAAATTTATTTGCAAAAGGTCAATATTATGAATTAATTGATTTTTTACAGTTATTAACTTTACAATATAAAAAATTAAAAGTTGGTTATTTTATTAATGCAAAAGATGGTGTATTAAACCAAGCATTAGTTGAGAATATTGGTTGCTTTACTGAAACTAATATTAAACAAATTTTAAAGCATATGATTGGTGATAGAACTTATAACATTGATATGTATACAAAAATGGTTAATTTTAAATGCTATCAAATAAATACAGCCATACAGTTATTATAA
- a CDS encoding ATP-binding cassette domain-containing protein: MICSQKKEGIVIGFQFQESKYPPGITVMDMLTYYLETFNIEINVGQLNELLNTYQLSAAKNKNIMFLSGGQQQRLNILLSVIHKPDLVILDEVSTGLDIEVKEEIFDFLQKNIVEKNVAMILVTHNMS, encoded by the coding sequence TTGATATGTTCCCAAAAAAAAGAAGGTATTGTTATTGGTTTCCAATTTCAAGAATCAAAATATCCACCAGGGATTACTGTTATGGATATGCTTACTTATTATTTAGAAACATTTAATATCGAAATCAATGTTGGTCAATTAAATGAATTATTAAATACCTATCAATTATCAGCTGCTAAAAATAAAAATATTATGTTTCTATCTGGTGGTCAACAACAACGACTTAATATATTATTAAGCGTTATTCATAAACCTGACTTGGTTATTTTAGATGAAGTATCAACTGGTTTAGATATTGAAGTTAAGGAAGAAATATTTGATTTTTTACAAAAAAATATTGTTGAAAAAAATGTAGCAATGATTTTAGTTACTCATAACATGAGTTAA
- a CDS encoding ABC transporter permease yields MHDGDIIEKRTVKEVVKEYGSVHNYTSQQFQKYKKPTIAAEKEALSKKKGQQDPNKIVNAAKTRPSKQIPLLNLMFKYYLKGFFVPFFLIVYPILILGIQGESIRHTGADVAGTITAVKQMIAGIAIINIISVGIFIIPQTIIEFKLSVLLKRIGATNIHPLFFVTAVIIIGVFASIISFLWTLLWGGIYFGGTYGWSVIALPTQIGASIPWIIIIFITTIGLGIMLASLFKTITSFIAVANVLYLPVAYLSGSIMPIDWITSSKVLNIISYFSPFKYSTLPYFECWNGTFKMTWEMYLYGGISLIILAIFMGIAAHKLKWQD; encoded by the coding sequence ATGCACGATGGTGACATTATTGAAAAACGGACTGTTAAAGAGGTTGTTAAAGAATATGGTTCAGTTCATAACTATACATCTCAACAATTTCAAAAATATAAAAAACCTACTATTGCTGCAGAAAAAGAAGCATTATCTAAGAAAAAAGGTCAGCAAGATCCAAACAAAATTGTAAATGCCGCAAAAACACGCCCTTCTAAACAAATACCGTTATTGAATTTAATGTTTAAATATTATCTAAAAGGCTTCTTTGTCCCATTTTTTCTAATTGTTTATCCAATTCTAATCTTGGGAATTCAAGGAGAATCAATACGGCATACTGGTGCTGATGTTGCTGGCACCATTACTGCCGTTAAACAAATGATTGCTGGTATTGCGATTATTAATATTATTTCAGTTGGAATATTTATTATTCCTCAAACAATTATTGAATTTAAATTATCTGTATTACTAAAAAGAATTGGTGCAACTAATATTCATCCCTTATTTTTTGTTACTGCTGTAATTATCATCGGTGTATTTGCTTCAATAATTTCTTTCTTATGAACATTATTATGAGGTGGCATTTACTTTGGTGGTACGTATGGCTGAAGTGTTATTGCTCTTCCTACTCAAATTGGTGCTTCGATTCCATGAATTATTATTATTTTTATTACTACTATTGGTTTGGGAATAATGTTAGCATCATTATTTAAGACTATTACTTCATTTATTGCTGTTGCCAACGTATTATATTTACCTGTTGCTTACTTAAGTGGCTCAATTATGCCTATTGATTGAATTACAAGTAGTAAAGTATTAAATATTATTAGTTATTTCTCACCATTTAAATACTCTACTTTGCCTTACTTTGAATGTTGAAATGGAACATTTAAAATGACATGAGAAATGTATTTATATGGAGGTATTAGTTTAATAATACTAGCAATTTTTATGGGAATTGCTGCTCACAAATTAAAATGACAAGATTAA
- a CDS encoding DUF3137 domain-containing protein — protein sequence MSRNNSIIKFNENELKIIKENIHSIYNKILNTSFKRMFISNVYKIIAYIILALGFFTIMLGIIFLSSLLPEKVSSTFYLVIVIIGIIFILVGTLLVTVGQTFSKKIKREFLEYNINYLKMAVNSTFKAVEITNVTKNFTIVPQKFLVIGSDFNHRVWTEKVIIGSINDKNFNCGTTLEKITRTYKTGKTTTTSTTYNRYLYFTCLIDMQDVITTIVPETLGSRIMGSNRGDQLESAAFEKLFALDYSDPIKLRKLLVPKVMSKMIDLANIQEKIPRIYVNKNQVTLMFPYMNIGSDNSSTANLLNLVIANSEEKLLENIVEMLNFTLDIIINSYQWVVSLDLSKELLFK from the coding sequence GTGAGCAGAAATAATAGTATTATAAAGTTTAATGAGAATGAATTAAAAATTATTAAAGAAAATATACATTCAATTTATAACAAGATTTTAAATACTTCCTTTAAGCGAATGTTTATAAGCAATGTATATAAAATTATTGCTTATATTATTTTGGCATTAGGTTTTTTTACTATTATGTTAGGGATAATTTTTCTGAGTAGTTTATTACCTGAAAAAGTGTCTAGCACATTTTATTTAGTAATAGTTATTATTGGTATTATTTTTATTTTAGTTGGAACATTGTTAGTAACAGTTGGACAAACTTTTTCCAAAAAAATAAAACGAGAATTTTTAGAATATAATATTAATTATTTAAAAATGGCAGTTAATTCTACTTTTAAAGCAGTTGAAATTACTAATGTTACTAAGAATTTTACCATTGTACCACAAAAATTCTTAGTTATTGGTAGTGATTTTAATCATCGTGTTTGAACTGAAAAAGTTATTATTGGTAGTATTAATGATAAAAATTTTAATTGTGGAACAACGTTAGAAAAGATTACTAGAACTTACAAGACAGGAAAAACTACAACTACTAGTACTACATATAATCGATATCTTTATTTTACGTGTTTAATTGATATGCAAGATGTAATAACAACGATTGTTCCTGAAACATTAGGTTCAAGAATTATGGGTTCAAATCGTGGTGATCAACTTGAATCAGCAGCATTTGAGAAGTTATTTGCTCTTGATTATAGTGATCCAATTAAGTTAAGAAAGTTATTAGTGCCAAAAGTAATGAGCAAAATGATTGATTTAGCAAATATACAAGAAAAAATACCACGTATTTATGTTAATAAAAATCAAGTCACTCTAATGTTTCCTTATATGAATATTGGTTCTGATAATAGTTCTACTGCTAATTTATTAAATTTAGTTATTGCTAATAGTGAAGAAAAATTATTAGAAAATATTGTTGAAATGTTAAATTTTACATTAGATATTATAATAAACTCTTATCAATGAGTAGTAAGTTTAGATTTAAGTAAGGAATTATTATTTAAATAA
- a CDS encoding SemiSWEET family sugar transporter codes for MELTINILSWIGAILTSIVLIPQSFKIIRTRDTKSLSLYMYIIFVLSAITWIIFAILSNQPAIITNNTIVLFFASIILILKINNIFRKKEKP; via the coding sequence ATGGAACTTACAATTAATATTTTATCTTGAATTGGAGCAATTTTAACTAGTATTGTTTTAATTCCCCAAAGTTTTAAAATAATTCGCACCAGAGATACAAAATCATTATCATTATATATGTATATTATTTTTGTACTATCAGCAATAACATGAATTATTTTTGCAATATTGTCTAATCAACCTGCTATTATTACAAATAATACTATTGTATTATTTTTTGCAAGTATTATTTTAATTCTAAAAATTAATAATATTTTTAGAAAAAAAGAAAAACCATAG